DNA sequence from the Arthrobacter crystallopoietes genome:
AACGCTTCGACGTTGTGGTCACGGACAACCTCTTCGGCGACATCATTACCGACCTTGGAGCCGTCATCCAGGGCGGGCTGGGCGTGGCCGCCAGTGCGAATCTGAATCTGGATGGCTCGGCGCCCAGCATGTTCGAAGCGATCCATGGTTCTGCCCCGGACATCGCGGGCAAGGGCTGGGCCAATCCCGTGGGCGCGGTACTCTCCACCGCAATGTGTCTGGCACAGTTGGGCGAGCAAGAGGCTGCGCTGGCCATTGAAGCCGCCGCCGTCCAAGTTCTCGCCGGCCTGCCGGAGCTCTCCGGGCCGGGCATGGGGACCGACACCGCCGGTGTCGGCAAGGAAATCGCCGCCCTGGTTGGAGCTGGCCTGCCGCCGGTTGCCGGCCGCTCGGTCATGGAGGATCTGGCCGGTTTGAAGGTGAAATAGCCGAATGCCCAAGCCCTTCACGCTGATCCAGCTGCGCTACTTTGCCGTGGTGGCCGAGACCGAGAACATGACGGCCGCGGCCCAGCGGCTGAACATCACCCAGTCGGCGCTGTCCAACGCGATCTCGCAGCTGGAGCAGGAGCTGGGCGTGCAGCTGTTCATCAGGCTTTCGCAGCGGGGGCTAAGGTTGAGTCCTTCCGGCAAGCAGTTCGCGCAGGAACTGCCGGCGTTCCTGGAACATGTGGATTCGCTGTACGAATCGGCCCGGGGGCTCGCGGAGAACCTGACGGGGGAGCTGACGGTGGGCATCTTTACGCCCTTGGCGCCGTTCCGGGCGCCGGTGATCCTGCAGGCCTTCGAGCGGCAGTATCCGGATGTGCAGGTGTCCTTCCTTGAGGGCGACCAGGAGTTCCTGCGCCGGTCGCTGCTGGAGGGGCACTGCGAGCTGGCGTTGATGTACACGCTCGGGCTCGGCGGAGGAGTCAGTACCCAGTTGGTGGAGCGTGTTCCGGCGCATGTGCTGGTCCACGAGGAGCATCCGCTGGCGGCGAATCCGGAGCAGGGGGTGGCGCTGCGGGACCTCGAGCAGGAGCCGATGATCCTGCTGGACCTGCCGCATACCCGCGAGTACTACCTGCAGCTGTTCCAGCTGGCGGGGGTGAAGCCGAACGTCCGGCACCGGGTGTCCGGCTACGAGACCGTGCGCTCCTTCGTGGCCCGCGGGCACGGGTACTCGCTGCTGAACCAGCGGCTGCACCACGATCTGACCTACGCCGGCGGACGCGTGGTGCCGCTGCGGCTCGTGGACGAGGTGCCGGGCATCGAGGTGGTGCTGGTGCGTCCGGAGGGGATGCGGGCGACCCGCCGCGCGCTGGCATTCGAAGCCGTGTGCAAACAGTTGTACGGCGCCGAGCGGTAGGTGAGCCGCCGCCGTCGTACTTCGCATCGAGAACATCGATAAGAGTTGCAGAAATAATGAATTAGACAGCTGTGAGCGCTATCACACAGACTGGAATGCATCCCGAAGAGGTCTCCCCAGCGGCGGTCCTGAATTCCGGCAAAGACGCCGTGGACCGGCCCGACCTCAGCAAAAACACACAGGAGGAACCGCAGTGCGAGTTCACCAGTCATG
Encoded proteins:
- a CDS encoding LysR family transcriptional regulator; amino-acid sequence: MPKPFTLIQLRYFAVVAETENMTAAAQRLNITQSALSNAISQLEQELGVQLFIRLSQRGLRLSPSGKQFAQELPAFLEHVDSLYESARGLAENLTGELTVGIFTPLAPFRAPVILQAFERQYPDVQVSFLEGDQEFLRRSLLEGHCELALMYTLGLGGGVSTQLVERVPAHVLVHEEHPLAANPEQGVALRDLEQEPMILLDLPHTREYYLQLFQLAGVKPNVRHRVSGYETVRSFVARGHGYSLLNQRLHHDLTYAGGRVVPLRLVDEVPGIEVVLVRPEGMRATRRALAFEAVCKQLYGAER